The following are encoded in a window of Cygnus atratus isolate AKBS03 ecotype Queensland, Australia chromosome 20, CAtr_DNAZoo_HiC_assembly, whole genome shotgun sequence genomic DNA:
- the SSC4D gene encoding scavenger receptor cysteine-rich domain-containing group B protein has translation MVYAGQQEPRVEMSPGPCPVCGALPASLLLLLLLSPTGTSKPAPLPFPELRLANGPGRCQGRLEILHNGSWGTVCDDDWDIVDANVVCRQLGCGHAIALPAPMTFGQGSGPIFLDNVDCKGRETALSECWSHGWGIHNCYHYEDVGVVCNELLPTPASEGPTSRTATASGRSGEGDGSIRLVSGADACQGRVEIFYGGSWGTVCDDDWGLSDAGVVCKQLGCGRALESKSNAYFGYGTGRILLDNVNCEGSEPVLSACYSLGWGIHNCGHHEDAGVICTGLDTSTITSFTTSVALDYQETLTATATAVTDGREQPTPVTEVATTALLTSQMESGGVRLADGNGSCRGRVEVRHGGTWGTVCDDDWDFPDAQVVCRQLGCGHAVSATVLGFFGFGSGPVLLDNVGCGGGEARLADCFHLGWGRHNCGHHEDAGVVCRGADDSGDHSQEATVTATTPAPTHPEDGSLRLVNGSHRCEGRVEMFHLSQWGTVCDDAWDLRDAEVVCRQLGCGRAVAALGEAPYGRGAGYIFLDNLKCKGSEPSLLRCSHIRWDVHNCDHSEDAGAVCSLL, from the exons ATGGTGTATGCG GGGCAGCAGGAACCTCGAGTGGAGATGAGCCCTGGGCCGTGCCCGGTGTGTGGGGCgctgcctgcctccctgctcctcctcctcctcctcagccccaCAG GCACCTCCAAGCCTGCTCCGCTGCCGTTCCCAG AGCTGCGCCTGGCCAACGGGCCCGGCCGGTGCCAGGGCCGCCTGGAGATCCTCCACAACGGCTCGTGGGGCACGGTGTGCGACGACGACTGGGACATCGTGGACGCCAACGTGGTGTGCCGCCAGCTGGGCTGCGGCCACGCCATCGCCCTGCCGGCGCCCATGACCTTCGGGCAGGGCAGCGGGCCCATCTTCTTGGACAACGTGGACTGCAAGGGCCGGGAGACGGCGCTGAGCGAGTGCTGGAGCCACggctggggcatccacaactgcTACCACTACGAGGACGTGGGCGTCGTGTGTAACG AGCTCTTGCCCACGCCAGCAAGCGAAGGACCAACCAGCAGGACTGCCACGGCCTCGGGGCGCAGTGGGGAAg GTGACGGCAGCATCCGGCTGGTGAGCGGGGCGGACGCCTGCCAGGGCCGGGTGGAGATCTTCTACGGCGGGAGCTGGGGCACGGTGTGCGACGACGACTGGGGCCTGAGCGACGCCGGCGTGGTCTGCAAGCAGCTGGGCTGCGGCCGAGCCCTGGAGTCCAAGAGCAACGCCTATTTCGGCTACGGCACGGGGCGCATCCTGCTGGACAACGTCAACTGCGAGGGCAGCGAGCCCGTCCTCTCCGCCTGCTACAGCCTCggctggggcatccacaactgcGGCCACCACGAGGATGCCGGGGTCATCTGCACGG ggctggacACGTCCACCATCACGTCCTTCACCACCTCGGTGGCCCTGGACTACCAGGAGACGCTCACTGCCACAGCCACAG CGGTGACAGACGGCCGTGAGCAGCCCACGCCGGTGACCGAGGTGGCCACAACCGCGCTCCTCACGTCCCAGATGGAAA GTGGCGGCGTGCGGCTGGCGGACGGCAACGGGAGCTGCCGCGGGCGGGTGGAGGTGCGGCACGGCGGCACCTGGGGCACCGTCTGCGACGACGACTGGGACTTCCCCGACGCCCAGGTGGTGTGCCGGCAGCTGGGCTGCGGCCACGCCGTCTCCGCCACCGTCCTCGGCTTCTTCGGCTTCGGCAGCGGGCCCGTGCTGCTGGACAACGTGGGGTGCGGCGGCGGCGAAGCGCGGCTGGCCGACTGCTTCCACCTGGGCTGGGGGCGGCACAACTGCGGGCACCACGAGGACGCCGGGGTCGTCTGCCGAG gtgCTGACGACTCAGGAGACCATTCCCAAGAAGCCACCGTTACAGCCACCACGCCAGCCCCGACCCACCCGGAGGACG GCTCCCTGCGCCTGGTGAACGGCAGCCACCGGTGCGAGGGGCGCGTGGAGATGTTCCACCTGTCCCAGTGGGGCACGGTGTGCGACGACGCCTGGGACCTGCGGGACGCCGAGGTGGTGTGCCGGCAGCTGGGCTGCGGGCGCGCCGTGGCGGCGCTGGGGGAAGCGCCCTACGGCCGGGGCGCCGGCTACATCTTCCTCGACAACCTCAAGTGCAAGGGCAGCGAGCCCTCGCTGCTGCGCTGCTCCCACATCCGCTGGGACGTCCACAACTGCGACCACTCGGAGGACGCCGGCGCCGTCTGCAGCCTCCTATGA